The following is a genomic window from Chryseobacterium sp. StRB126.
ATATTGGTGGCAAGTAAAAGGAAAGCAAATCCTGCAAAAAGAGAACTGATTGTTTTATTTCCCAACTTCAGCTTAAAGGACAAATAAATGATTCCTGAAACGAGAAAGAGTGTATAAAAAAGCCTGATGGCTCCGAGGCTTCGGTTATCAAAGCCAAAAAGAGTAGGAATATAAGCAGAAACATAGAAAACGCTTATAGCAAGAATTATTGAGACCAAAGAAATTAATCCTACATTTTTAATGGCTTTTAATCTGCTTTTAAAATCGTAGCCAATAAATACCTTATAGACAACAGAAGATATGATTAAAGCCAAAAGTATTTCTACAATATGAAGATTTTTAAGATTTATTAATCCTTTATATATTCCTACAAAAATATCTTTGAAAAATAATTTTGCTGTTAAAATGGTCACCTGTACTACTCTTTTCAATTCGAAAATTTTCCCGACTTCATCTCTTTGGTAAGAATGAGCAAATATTGCCGGCTGAATGACTTTTCTGAAAAGAACAACTGATCCAATAGTTAGCAACAGAAAAACGATTCTTTTTTTATTTTCCTTGATTAAATAAAGATTTAGCAGAATCAATGGCAGAAAAATCTCATAGCTTAATATTGAAAGTATAAAAAACAAAGCACTGAACAGAATGTTTTTACGAACATAAACATAATAAATGCTCAGACTAAAAAATATCGTTGCCAGGTTTGAATTCAGCATGATTGGAGAAAACTGAATACTTGTACCGATTAAAGAGCATGAATACAGCAAAGTGATCAAACTGGCCAATTCTTTTGACAGAACTTTTTGTGCCACCCAATAAATAGCAAACAGCGAAAGTGGGAAAAAGAGTATTCCTAAAAGATAAATGGATTCGTTATACTTTGAAAGAAAAACCAAAGTTCCTGTGATAAATCCAGATACCGGTCTTGCTGCCATATTGGAAGAATCCAGATAGGAACCAATATAACTGAAATAAGATTTAGAAATATGCCTGGCGTTATAAGCTTCTTTTAAATCATCTGTTACAATGACCTTTTCCGTGAAAACAGACAGCCATATATAAAGGTTGTAAACAACGATCAGTATATTCAAAAATATCAGATACGTATTGTTTATTTTTTTTCCCATATTATTTTTTCAAAATTTGTGGTGAAAATTAAATTCTCACAAACTTCAAAAATAATAGAAATCTGTCAATTACAAAAGGTAATAAAAAAGTATGTATGATATTAAATTGCTACGGGCGCCTTAATTCCCGGATGTGGATCATAGTTTTCCAATGCAAAATCTCCAAAATCGAAATCGAAGATATTTTTAACATCAGGATTCAGTTTCATGGTAGGAAGCGCCCTTGTTTCTCTTGAAAGCTGTCTGTTCACCTGTTCAAAGTGGTTATTGTAAATGTGAACATCTCCAAAACTATGCACATAATCTCCCACTTCAAGATCACAAACCTGTGCTACCATCATCAATAACAATGCATAACTTGCAATATTGAAAGGAACACCTAGGAAGACATCCGCACTTCTCTGATACAGCTGCAATGATAATTTCCCATCTGCTACATAAAACTGGAATAATGCATGACAAGGTGCCAAAGCCATATTGGGGATCTCAGCAACATTCCATGCAGAAACGATCAGCCTTCTGGAATCCGGATTTTTTTTGATCTGATCTATTACTTCTGTGATCTGATCTACAATTTTTCCGTCTGCTCCGTTCCAGCTTCTCCACTGCGCTCCGTAAACAGGTCCTAAATCTCCGTTTTCATTCGCCCATTCATCCCAGATACTTACTCCGTTATCTTTAAGGTATTGGATATTGGTATCTCCTTTCAGAAACCAAAGCAATTCATAGATAATGGATTTTAAATGTACTTTTTTGGTGGTTACCAATGGAAAACCTTTTGACAGATCATATCTTAACTGATACCCGAACACACTTCTGGTTCCGGTTCCAGTTCTATCGGTTTTATCAGTTCCGTTGTCTAAAATATGTTGTAAAAGATCCAGATAGTTTTGCATTTTGAAAAGGAATTTATGGGTCAAATTTAGTAAAAAAAAACACCCAGCCTATGGATGCTTTTTATAAGATGTATATCTCTTTTCTATTAAACAGGTGTATATCCAACATCTTCAAGCTATTAAGACAACAGAGGGACTATAATACGGAGACACTAATTTTTTCACTGTTACCGCTGATTGATTTTAGTTGCCCATATCTGTTTTTATCCATGAATTTATCATTTGAATATTCCAGTCTCACCGGGCCAAATTTGGTAAGTTTTTGAAATTTACTTTCATCAATAATATCTTTTGTTCCATAATCTATAGAAATATCACCTATCGTTTTTAGTTTTCCTAATCTGCTGTTATCAATAACATCATTTGGCCAGTAATCTATGGTAAGATTTCCAATTTTCTTTACCTTACCAGCTTTCTCTCTGGTAAAGGCAGAATCTTCCCAATAGTCTACAGAAATATTCCCTATACTTTTCAGCTTACCTGCTTTCTCGCTAGTAAATGCAGAATCATCCCAATAATCTATTTTAACATTTCCTATGCTTTTAAGCTTTCCATATTTAATTTTATCAAAAATTTGATTATCGTAATATTCAAGTTTACCATTCAGGTCAGGAGCATTAAAATCAGAAATTGACCCATCCGCATTAAGGGTAACAACAAAGCCGTCTACCGTAAGTTTTACCGTTTCAAGATCATATGTTCGTGAGGAAACTGTGGCACGAACCTGTGCATTGATAGCCAAACTGCCTAGTAAAAAAACTAGGAGAAGTAAATTTTTAAATTTCATACTCTTAAAGATTGATTTACCAAATATGTTCAATATCCTGATTGACATTGTTGATGGTAAATGTCTCTCCCATTTTCTTGCCAAACATTGCCTTTACTAAAGGAGATTCTGCAGAAACGGTCATAATCTTCTGATTTTCAAAAATAATTTCTCCCATAGAAGCTGAAACATAGAATACTCCCTTATTGGTTTTCACCAAAGCCCCAGTCTGAACTTTCTCGGAAGGATCAGAAGTTATTTTTTGTAAAATTCCCTGTTGGTTCAATACCTCATTAAGCTGTCGCTGCAGATTATTGATTTCCTGCTGAAGCATTTCTCTGCCAGTTTCATACTTATCTCCCATTGAGCTTTTGGTGTCATTATTGGAAGCACGGGTTTCTGCGATCAGATTTTCGAAATACTGAATTTTGTCTGCTAACTTAGCTTTAACTATGTCTATTATTTCTTGTTTGTTCATTGTAATGCCGGAATATTTTATTGTGGATGGAGAAAACCACCCCGTCAAAATCGATGATTTTGACACCCCTCCAGCGGAGGGGAATGTAGTACTATTTAATAACTGGTGATTGAGGTTTTATAATTTCCTATCCAAATTATTTTTATTTTTCAAATACGGCGTAGTCTGAAACTTTGAAATTAAAATCTTTCCCTTCATCGAAGTTTCTTTTTGATTTTTCGAATACATTTCTGAAAGTTCCTGATAGATTTCCGTCTTCAATACTAAAATTCACAGGCTCTTTTGACATGTTTAAAACAACCAGTACTTCATCTTTTCCATTTTTTCTTATGTACGCTAGGATTTTGTCATTAGCAGTTGTATTCAATAAATAAGTGGTCACATTTGAATCTCCTCCCCTCAAAGCAGGATTGAAAGCTTTGAGCTCTAATAATGTTTTATAGAAATCGGCCACCTGATAAGTTTTGGTCCATTTAATCGGATCTTTTTCGAAAAACTCAAGTCTCTTCATATTGGGAAGTTCCTGACCTGAGTACAATAACGGAACACCATTCCATGTAGCAGAGAATACAGCCATTGGTTTGGTAATAACTGCATATTTTTCATATTCTGTGCCGTTCCATGAATTTTCATCATGATTAGCCGTAAACCAGGCTCTCATTGACTGGTCTCCGATATTGGAATATTTCACCAATAAGTCCTTCAACTCCTGAAGCGGTTCATTCTTTTTATAATAATCTGCAGATTTATGCATCCATTTCCAAGAGTAACTGGCATCGAAAACTTTTCCGTATTCCGGACTTTCCAACTCATCAAATTCTCCTAACCAGAAAAGTGGTTTTATTTTTTCCACTTCCGGGCGTGCCTGTTCCCAGAAATCGACTTCTACCCATGATGCTAAATCGCATCTGAAACCATCAATATCAGTTTCCGTTATCCAGAATTTCATCGCGTCAATCATGGCCTGACGCATTTCCGGGTTTTTGTAATCCAGTTCAATAATATCATCCATTCCGGAAGCAATGTGGAATTTTCCATCCGGATCTTTCAGATAAAATTCAGGATGAGTTTTGGTCCAGACATGATCCCAACCGGTATGATTGGCTACCCAATCGATAATTACTTTGAAACCCAATCTGTGTGCTTCATTCACCATCGCTTTAAAATCCTCCATCGTCCCAAATTCCGGATTAATGGAAGTATAGTCTGAGGCAGCATAAGGACTCCCTAGACTTCCTTTTTTATTTTGCTGGGCAATTGGAGTTATAGGCATGAACCAAAGTGTTCTTACTCCCATAGCTTTCAGTCGGGGCATTTCTTTTGCAAATGCTTTGAAAGTTCCTTCCTGAGTATATTGTCTGATATTTACTTCGTAGATATTCGTGTTGTGTTTCCAGTCTTTTGGCAGTTCTGTCATCCTCTTTGTATTTTTTTGAGTGGTACAGGAAACAATTCCCAGACCAATTACAGCTAATAAAATTAATTTCTTCATTAATCTATTTTTAACAAAAGTAAGGATTGTTTTTCAGGGAAAAGGGCAGAAATGGAAAATTACGGGTGCTCTTTTTGAAATAATACAAATCATAAAATACTTTGTGAATAATGGATTAAAGTGATTTAAAGAAATAGAAAACACGCTATTTTAATTTAACGCAAAGTTTTTAATAACTTCCTGTTCTATTTTTACGAAGCAAAGAGTGGAATCAATTTCATTGATTCTTTCTAAGCAGATGTGTAACTGTATATCTTGATATGGCTGGTTTCATTCAAACTGCTTTAGTTTTCAATAAAAAAGCCCC
Proteins encoded in this region:
- a CDS encoding thymidylate synthase encodes the protein MQNYLDLLQHILDNGTDKTDRTGTGTRSVFGYQLRYDLSKGFPLVTTKKVHLKSIIYELLWFLKGDTNIQYLKDNGVSIWDEWANENGDLGPVYGAQWRSWNGADGKIVDQITEVIDQIKKNPDSRRLIVSAWNVAEIPNMALAPCHALFQFYVADGKLSLQLYQRSADVFLGVPFNIASYALLLMMVAQVCDLEVGDYVHSFGDVHIYNNHFEQVNRQLSRETRALPTMKLNPDVKNIFDFDFGDFALENYDPHPGIKAPVAI
- a CDS encoding alpha-amylase family glycosyl hydrolase, which produces MKKLILLAVIGLGIVSCTTQKNTKRMTELPKDWKHNTNIYEVNIRQYTQEGTFKAFAKEMPRLKAMGVRTLWFMPITPIAQQNKKGSLGSPYAASDYTSINPEFGTMEDFKAMVNEAHRLGFKVIIDWVANHTGWDHVWTKTHPEFYLKDPDGKFHIASGMDDIIELDYKNPEMRQAMIDAMKFWITETDIDGFRCDLASWVEVDFWEQARPEVEKIKPLFWLGEFDELESPEYGKVFDASYSWKWMHKSADYYKKNEPLQELKDLLVKYSNIGDQSMRAWFTANHDENSWNGTEYEKYAVITKPMAVFSATWNGVPLLYSGQELPNMKRLEFFEKDPIKWTKTYQVADFYKTLLELKAFNPALRGGDSNVTTYLLNTTANDKILAYIRKNGKDEVLVVLNMSKEPVNFSIEDGNLSGTFRNVFEKSKRNFDEGKDFNFKVSDYAVFEK